The DNA segment TTCAAGATTACTAATAATGCAGTTATTCATGATCCACACTGAACATTGAAATAATGGAACTTCATAGAACATATTATAATTGCTACTATACAGTTTTATAATTACAATTCTCTTCACTTGAATATATCATTGAGATTTACTTTGGCACTTGATTCCTTCGTGTTTTTATCAATTGATATATTCGAACTGATGATATCAATATTCTGCTGGACTTCCTTCTCTCTCTTCAAGAGCTCAATTGCTTCACTATAAATTGTCTCTTGATCCTGAGTGCTATCATATTTCTCCTCAATTTTTCGATAATTCTCAATGAACTTCTGGGTCAATGTTTTAGCATTGGAATTTGACAGGTTTGTAACGCCCAAGTATTTGTTTCGCTTATGGAATTGTCTGAAATACAAAACTAAGAGTACCCTAGTTAAGTCGATTTTTTTGTATTCAAAGAGTATATGAATCACATTCACCGAAGATCAATAGAACCAACTTACGCCCTTATTTTATCTTCTTGATAAAATATCTGCCTCAATTTTAAGTTTGGAGCTGGTCTAGAAAAAGTAGGTTCATCTTTAGGGGGAAAAGCTTCGTAAATATCAAACCACAATGGACGATCTTCCCATCTTTTCGCTCCAGTTTCAATGAGACCCAAAGCTCTGATGAAAGGAATTATTAGATACTGAGTGTACCTATGGAATATGAAGTGGATTCTTTTTTTTACCTTGAATGTATGGTACCAATTTTTTCTAGTCTACTGCCAGCCATAGCGAATTTTCGGATGttttggtttttattttttcaagtttgGTTTTTTAAGGTTATGTTAGACCATAGAAATTATAACTTACAAGATGAGGTTAGTATTTCTATGAACattaaaagaaaaagaaatcaaAGTCTATGAATATGACCAAAGATTCCTATTTGCTAAGACCATAGACCAATAAAAGACCAAGAAGAAAGAATGTTTTATGGTTTTTGGAATTAGCACAGAACACAATACTTTTTGTTTCTTGAGCGAGCAAATGATAAAGATAAATTAATGGATTCGCGATTCGCCCCAGCCTCCTTGGACAGCTTCTAGATATAAACAACGATCCACTCGATTTATCCATACCTAGAATTTCCAAGAAGATTGATTGATTCTATATTCCTTGTTCTGTGGTTCCTAACGTAAAAATAATTCCTCATGACGTTGACATTTGTGCTGAGGAGTCCGCTATTATTTTCGTTTTTATTATCCATATCAAGTGAAAATTAAATACCTATTTCAAATGTAGTGGTACTACTAGTGGTATTCAGTAAAAAAATTGAACGTCAGTAGGGTTGTTTTATATTGGCTAGTGTTTGATTGTACTTTGACATATTTGTCCCAAGTATTGCTGAGTGTGTTAATTTCAAACTGATTTTCCATGTTTGAGAACATTTTTAAGTTCAAATTTCCCAAAACATCGGCAACGGGAAATGTCAGAAAATATTCAGGAGTTACGGGTAGGTTTCATTATTCCAATGTGTAATATCAATCTAATCAGTGATGTTAATTTTTACTTAATAATATCAATTACAACATGAAATCAGTTCTATTAGAACATGCTTCTCAGAGATGATGAGGTTGGTCAAATTGGGAACGATCACTGAGATTCTACTATTTCAAGTGTTAAGTTTTTAAACTTAATCACATCATGGCATACTGCGTTACTCattatttttttgtaaatatcTAGTGTGTTTGAAGATATTTTAAACAAGTAAGCATCATTCATATGACACTAAGAAAGTATTCTTGATTTTTGAGCTTTAAATGTTTATGTTATGGATATTAAGACAGGAGCTACTGTTGGTAATGTACTGAATATCATGGAACCTGAAAACCATAACTGTACAAAATATTCCTTAGTTTCCTCCCAGCAACTTTTGATTTTATCCCCACCAACCTTACATCCTGAAGAACGAGCTGAATTTGTGGTAGAACCCTGATTTATGTGTAATTCTCATATctctaattatttatttacttcATTTCAGAATATGCTAGTGACTTTTCGGGTGTCTGAATTGCAAATGCTATTAGGTTTTGCTTTAAGAAATAAAACTGGAAGGAAAACTGAATTGCAACAACGAGCTATTGATCTTTTGCGTGTTCGATCTCATCCTATTCAGCAGAAAATCAGAGATTTATACAAAACAATACAGTAAGTTATTAGGATAATTTTCCAAAATAAGAATTTCTGTTGATAAATGGTTAAATTCTAACTAGCTCCCAAGaggctaaaataatttttttaattgatttttttctgtaGTGTTGGAAACACATTTATGTGATGACCAGTGATAGCAGCCCTTTCATGGGTAGTAAGTATCATGTAAAAAATGTCTGGTCCACTCATAGTGGctggtgaaaaaaaattccatcACTAATTCGATAATtacctcatttttcaaaatgataTGAAATGAAATACCAGCAAAATTCATCTTAGAAGAGTTAAACAATTTGAGTCTGAATTTTTAGCAGTATGTTTAtaattaatctgaaaaaaacTTGCTTTACCCTTTCCATCATAAAGTACTTCTTGGCAAATCCAATAAAAACACCCTATTTATGACAAGATTGACAAGAATGGATTAGATTggggatttatatttttttcaaggtATTACATTATGGCAGATTTAGATGGCAACAGGTGCAGGCTTGAAATAGcttaaaatatcttcattttgaCATTAGACTTAATATAATTATCAAACCCTAAAATTTCTTATCTTTGATTTGAGTCgtatgaaattttcttttagttTCTCTCTCAAAACTACGAAATTCAATCTATGTTCAATCGAAATTTGTCTTTTCAAATTTATACACTTGAAAGAATTGTGGAATGGCTGTGAAAAAACTGCTTAAATTGTTTTGGAGGTTTTTGTGGATAATGAATGACAAAATCAGTGATGCATTATTATTGCTTCATTTCCCACATTGATGCATTATCTacattttcattcataaattgCTTACTGTTGAGCTCATGCAGCCCTCCCAAAAATTAATATCTAGGATCGAGAAATGAAGTGATTTCCCATATTGCCAGATGGCTACCTCTTAGTTCTTAGGAAGTCTGCATAAACCCACCATTAATGCAGAATTTGTAATTTGTGTACTGATACTCCACTTAAATTTTAATCAATATGTATTTTTGTGGGAACTGAAGCAGTTTAATGTCACTTGAAGCAAAGAATATATGAAAGAAGAATTAATTGATTCTATACACATgagaaaatatatttcatcGCACATCTGATATTCTGTAAAAGAATCAAGACATCAAATAGTATAAGGAAAACAGCACTACATATCTTTGAtgacaataaatttttatcTTGCATTCGACAacattcaaggaaaattttcagttttatcacGGAGAAAATTCTTGCTTGGAAAGTTTGGTAAGATATATTACTAATCAAGGCAATAGTCGAAATATGTCACGTCCATCGAGGGCTGCAAAGGCAGAGTGCCTCAGGAAAATGACTGACACTTTTCAAGTTGAGCACTCAGGAGTAATGCCATACTCATCTCTGCAACATGCAGCTGAAATGATTCAACAAAGAGAGCAACATCTAGCACGCCAACAAGCAACCCAGAGACAAGCTACTAAAACTACACAGCAGGGGAAGGTTTTTTTGGGAAATACAAGACAATATGGAACTCAGGAACTGCCAACCAAGAACAAGCAATTGAATAGGGGTCAAACAATAAGGTACATATTTCATGTTCCAGAATAATAGTTCATTACAATCAGAACCTTCAGTATGGGAGTTTCTTGAAACCATTAAGTTAACTGAATAAGCAAGAGAATGAAGAAAGGAATCTATGAACTATTTCTGCATTATGTGAATCTTCCAGTTTTGTACCTATAGCTTTAGTTCAAGTGAAAAATAGTGGGTCGGGATTGCTGCTGGTGAAAATCTTGATTACAGAAATAACATGTTAAATTTTCGGAGATCAACGTAATTTCATAACTGCGATTAGGTTGACATTTTCTTGTCTTCGATGTAGGTTCAAATAGAATAGTAGTTGATGTAAGAATCCTAAATCAATTAACCTTAAGCACATTGCATTTTTACCCATGTTTGTCGAAATACAACTAAAATAACTCAGTGTACACTGAATGGACGAGCTCAAAAATGCATGCCAATCTTgtaaaaactttaaaaaaatttacaacGGTAATTTGTGCCTTTCAGTTGCCTTAATCATCAACAATCCTTTGAATTGGGCAGGCTATAAAACTCAAGtgatcattgaaaatttaagTTGGGTTTCTAGGAAAGTTTCGACATTATTTGGGagttttttcttgttttgttcTTACTTCGCAGAACGCTATTTTCTCAGTAAAAAGATAAGGATTTATGAATACCTCTCAAAATCACTAAAAATGAACTCAACGAATATTAATGCGCCCTTCAAGCAAAATGCAGGTTCTGTCATTGTCTGCTGATCCGAGATGCGCTATATTTCAGTAACTTTAACACTTTAATAATTGTTATGCACCAAAAATTCCAAATAATGTCAACAACCTTCACACTAAGTTTTCTATATCACTTCACTGTAGGCACAATTTCAAGGATGGTGCAATTTTTAAAACAACCAAAACTCAAAATATAATTAACAAAAAATATGTTTCCATTgtaagattttttttaattacttaCAGTGTTGGCAAGCATTTTTGAACTTTTCCATTGCATATCTATAATGacaataatatttttcatcctACATGgcgtaaatgaatagttgcgaaaaagtTCAAGggattattgatttattttgaacaagTGAGGTGTTCTATTACAGAAGACCTTATATACCCAATACGACTTTTCTGAGTCTTATAGTAGAAATTAAATTTACCCAGTAGGCGGATAACATAGGGAAAAAAAGATCTGCTCCATTCAATTTCAAGGAATTACTTATCAAATGTTTTCGCAACAATTCATTCATATCCTGTATACCTTCCATATATTTACCATTCTATATATACCCTCATCATTACATGTATGTGAAACTATATCATCCTTCCAAATGGGAGACTGACATGACAGTCGTTATTTCAACAGTATGTTATTATTATGGAATGACTCCCAAGAAGAAGTTACAAATGAAGTATTAAAAAAAGTGAAAGTATTCCTATATCTTTGGATGTCCAATCTATTCATTCAATCTGATTATGGCAATCATTTGACGTGTTCTTGAAGTTGTTACAGTCCAGAATCATTAATCTGAAACCTTTTTTTATACAATCATTCCCAACTTAAATATGATACTGTCATAACTTTCTTATTTGAAGATTATTGATAATAGTTTTGCGGTCtgctaaaaaaaatttcatcatgaaatCT comes from the Coccinella septempunctata chromosome 2, icCocSept1.1, whole genome shotgun sequence genome and includes:
- the LOC123307546 gene encoding probable 28S ribosomal protein S23, mitochondrial encodes the protein MAGSRLEKIGTIHSRALGLIETGAKRWEDRPLWFDIYEAFPPKDEPTFSRPAPNLKLRQIFYQEDKIRAQFHKRNKYLGVTNLSNSNAKTLTQKFIENYRKIEEKYDSTQDQETIYSEAIELLKREKEVQQNIDIISSNISIDKNTKESSAKVNLNDIFK